The nucleotide window TTGGCAGGAACGCGAACAGGCCGAAGAGGACAAGGTTGGGCAAAAGGAACACCCAGGCAATTGTATGCCCTCGCAGATACTTTTGTGCATGCCTCATCGGGATGTCGATGAGGTCCATAAAGAAGGAAACAATTCTGATCATGACATCTTGCCCGCCAATGCCGAAGGGGGCGGGCGCAGGGTGCGCCCGTCCTTAAGAGCTAACTGGTCTTATTTGCCAGCTTCCGCCAAGGCGGTTGCGAGGTCTTCCTTCGCCCGGTCCATGGCGTCTTCAACGCTGAGCTCACCGACAATTGCCTGTGAAACCCTGGACAGGGTGATGTTGAACATGGCCCGGTTGTTCTTGTAGCCCTGATACTTGAAGGCGACAGGCAGGATCTTGGCGACCTGCGCTCCCCATGCGTTCAGCGCGTCGTTGGCCTTTTGTGAGGCGTCGATATAAGTCACGCCCTTGGCCGCCACACCCGAATGCGCCGGAATGTTGAGCGACTTTGCGGTGAGTTCGGTGTAGTTGTCTTCCTGAGCGAGATAGTCGATCAGCTTGGCAACGGTTTCAGGATGTTTCGTGTCCTTGAAGCCGACAAAGCCCGCGCCGCCCGGCATGCCGGAACAGCCAGCAGCACCGCAAGGTGATCCCACGACTTCCCAGTCAAAGGCGTCGCCGATGGACGAATCCATCCGCTGCACTTGCCAGCTGCCCGAGAAGTAGTAGACGAGTTCGCCGTTGATGAACTCCTGCGCTGCATCCTGGTAGCTGGTGCCACCGCTGGCGCCCCACACGTCACGGGCCATGGTACCGTCATTGTGCCATCCGACAAATTTGTTGACGTATTCCGTGAAAGCGTCATCGACGAGGATCGGATCGCCGTTTTCGTCAAACAGTTTGGCACCATAGGAAATCGCAGGACCCGCGATGCGGTGACCGGACCGGTCCATAGCCATCGGGAATGGGGTTTGCGTTGCTTCGGCGACCTGGCGGGCAGCCTCGGCCCAGGTGTCCCAGTCGGCATCAGCTGCCGGAATTTCGACACCGGCCTGTTCGAACAGGGTCTTGTTGATATAAGGACCTGTGATCGTAAGCTGCGAATGCATGCCATAGATGCCATCGTCGTCCGGTCCCGAACGGTACCAGTTCAACGTGTCGCCAAACGACGTTTCCCAATAGTCGCGATCCACGTAAGGCGCGAGATCGAGATAGTACTCGTTGAGCCCGCCGAGATCCGTCACCTTGGCGATATCCGGACCGGTTCCGGCTGCAAGCTGAACCGGCAGATTTTCCAGAATTGCCTTGTACGGCACCTTGTCCATGACAACCTTGACGCCGGGATTGTCAGCTTCAAAGCGTTGAATGATTTCCATCGCGGCTTCGCATTCGTTGCCGTCTGAGGAACACATGAGCCGAATTTCTTCAGCAGATGCCGCTCCGACGCCCAGCATGAGCGATGCGAGTACGGCACCGCTGGCAAGTTCGAGTTTCCTGTTCATCTTTACTCCTCCCTTTTCAGTATTCAGGTCAGCTATTTTGGCTTCCAGCCTGAATAAAGCTCGTTGTCGGCAGTCAGTGGCAGGCTTATCGACCTGTTCTCACGTGCTGCCTGGTAAATCGCGCTGACGAGCTCAATGGATTGTCGCCCGTCTTCCGCGCTTACGGCAAGTGTGCCGCCATTTTCCAGTGCGTCCGCCAGGGCCTCAAAGAAGCCGGCAAACCCTGAAAGTCCATCCTGCACCCCGGACAGGACGTCATCGATTTCCGCCTGCTTGACGGGCGCACGGGCAACGAATGTCCATTCACCTTCAGCCGGCGCATATGGTTCGCTGCCACTTTCGGCCGTCAAACCTTCAAAGCAGAACCGAATACGGCTGGTGTTTGTCGAAGCACCGAGGGTGATCGAACTGGTTGCCACACTGCCATTGGCCATTTGAAATGAAATTGCAGCGCAATCTTCCACTTCAATGTCGTTCACGCGCGTGGCGACTGCAGCGTTCACACGCGCCGGAGCACCCATGACCGTAGTGAGCAAGTCATGATTGTGAATGGCATGGCCAAGAACAGCGCCGCCGTTTTCGCCTTCCCAGGTTCCGCGCCAGGGCACCGCGTAATAGGCTTCATCCCTGTCCCAGTGCGTTTCAAGACTTGCGGCATAGGGCTTGCCCGCAAGCCCGGCATCGATCAAGGCCTTCAGTTTGGCCATGCCCGGCCCAAAGCGATACTGGAAGACCGGGGTCAGGCGCCGGTCTGCCTTTCTTGCGGCGGCCACCAACTCGTCAGCTTCCTTGAGCGAGGTCACCAGCGGTTTTTCGCAAACCACATGCTTGCCGGCTTCAAGGGCCTGCATCACGACGGGGTAGTGAAGGTGTGGCGGCAGACAGACATCCACCAGATCGATGGCAGGATCGGACATCACCTTGGAAAGATCCGTCTCTACCTGAACGCTGGTGCCCGCGACGACATCCGCCGCACGTTCAACATCCAGATCGCACATGGTTTTGACGGAAAACCTGTCGGGCAAAGCGCGATAGCCTTCCAGATGGGCCCGGCCGATCCCGGCGCCAATGATTGCGACCCGGATCATGATTGGCCTCGATCTTCGGCAATGCGCTGTGCCTTCAGTCCAAGCTCCATCACCTTGAAGGCGTGGGCTTGTGGCATTGCGGTCTCCGAGCGGTTTCTGATGTCGTCGCTAAGACGTTGGAAGTAGGGCAAACCGGCTTGTGAACAGTCGATCTTTTCGCAGCGTGTGCCGTTCACCAGGAACAAGTGATCGATGCCAGGCGCTCCAGCCACGTCGACATATTTGCGCAGCTCAATATAGCCCTGCGTTCCCAAGATCGTCAGTCTGCCATCACCCCAGGTCGGGAGCGCATCGGGCGTATACCAGTCGACACGAATGTAACCGTGTCCCTGGGAACTGCGCAGCACGATTTCGCCGAAATCCTGCAGTCCTGGGCGATGCGGGTTGGCGTAGTTTGCTACGCTTGCAGCGGTGATCTCGGCATCTGTTGACCCAGTGAAAAAAAGAAACTGGTCGATCTGGTGCGATGCTATATCCGTCAGGATGCCGCCATAGCTGTCGCGCTCGAAGAACCATTCAGGCCGGGTGGCTTCGTTCAGTCGATGCGGTCCCATGCCCAGAGTTTGGACCACCTTGCCGATAGCGCCTTCCTGAACCAATTCCGCAGCTCGCGTAACGCTTGCGACTTCGAAGCGTTCAGAAAAGTTCACGGACCAAATACGGCCAGTCCGTTCAACACAGTTTTTGATCGCATCCAGCTGTTCCAGCGTCGTGCAGCCGGGCTTGTCGACCATGACATCCTTCCCGGCCTCCATCGCGGCAATCGCCAACTCCGCGCGTTGCGCGGGCACAGACGCAATCAGCACGAGATCGATGGCAGGATCGTTGAGAATGTCTTCCAGGTTCTCGACCATCGGAACATCCGGAAACCGTTTTGCAAAGCCTTCGTGGGTTTCAGGTTTTCCCAGTGTCCACCAGGATGCAAATTCAGCCCCAGCCTGTTTCATGTTCTCCGACATTCCAAAGATGTGTCGGTGATCAATTCCCAACGCAGCAAACTTGAGGGGTTTTGACATTCAGGACTCCAATTGGGGGATTGCTACGGCTGACTTTTGCGTAGCCGATTGGATCAGGGCCTGGATCAAACGGTGCACGCGCAATGCCTCGCGACCGCTGCATATCGGTGCGCGTTTGTCGACAATTGCGTCGGCCATATCCTCGATCACCGCCTGGTGCCATTCGTGCGTGAATGCCATCGGGTCGGCTCCGCCACCCGTCGCGCTTTCCTCGCCGAATGTGTCGATGCTGCCATCATGCATCAGGAGCTCCAGTTGACCGGACTTCAGGACTGCAGATCCATGCTGGCAATGAAGGGTGATCGATTCCGCGCCGCCGGGAAAACTTGCCGTACTGGCAACGAGAGAGCCGACCGCACCATTGTCAAATCGCAACCCGGCACTGACAAAATCTTCTGCTTCCAGGTCGTGAAGGGACGTCTTTGCCGCCATTGACTGAACTTCGATGATCGGGCCAGTTAGAGACAAGGCAAGATCCAGTGTATGGATTGCCTGTGAAATCAGAACACCACCACCGTCGCGTTGATAGGTTCCGCGACCGGGTTCGTCGTAGTAGGACTGCGCCCGCCACCAGGGAACCGAGATCTCCACCATGGCGATCTGTCCCAATGTCCCTTGTTTCAGGACCCTTTTCAGCTGTTTGGCGGAAGCGCGCATGCGATGCTGAAAGACAATGCCGAGCGGAACTGCAGCGGTTTCGCAGCGCCTGACGATTTCTTCTGCTGCCTGATAGGTCCGCTCAATCGGCTTTTCCATGAGGATTGGAAGGCCGCGGTCTGTAAGTGCTGAGACAATGTCCGCCCGGGCATTTGGCGGTGTGCAGACAATCACGAAATCCAAGTCCTGATCGGACACCAGTTCCTGAAGGCCTGCATAGGCCTTTGGCGCTTTCGGGAAGATATCGGACGCCTCGGTTAAGAACGCTTCGGCGCTTTCCTTGCTGCGCGAAAGAACGCCTCGCAATGAAACCTTGCCGTTTGTGGCGGCAATGGCGCGTGCATGGGTCTGCGCCACCATACCAAGTCCGATCAAGGCTACTTGCATACTCATTAGGACCTTCTCGACCACCTATAATTATCAACTAGCACACCGGTATACCGGTTGTAAATAGATGTGTGTACCGGTATACCGGTAGGTAAGCATCTGGAAATTTCCTGTATCAATTTGGTCGAAACGCAATGACGACAACTGCCAATAGTCCGGCACGCACGGACCTGGAATTCAAGCGCATTGACGCTTCCAAACCTGCGGGCGATCAGATCTTCGGGTCGATAAAACACGCCATCCTGAATATGGATCTACAGCCCGGATGCATTGTCTCTGAGGCTGAAATTGCTGCGAAATTCGGGGCCAGCAGAACGCCGGTTCGAGAAGCCTTCATGCGCCTTCGCGAGGCGGGACTGGTGGTCACCTATCCCAGCCGCGGCAATTTTGTTTCCCGGCTGAACAAGGAGAAAATCCTTGAAGCCCGCTATTTGCGGGAAGCCCTTGAGATGGCGAATATTCGCCGCCTGGCCTCCGGCGGCTTGCCCAGTGCCTCACACGATCGCTTGCTTGAAAACCTGCAAGCGCAGGAAGACGCTGCTGCGATTGGCGACGCAGTCGTTTTCGGAAACCTGGACGATGTGTTTCACCTTGAACTTGCCGAAGCAACGGGATTTCCGCGTGCTGCACAGGTTCTGGAAAAGGAAAAGATGGTTCTCGACCGACTGCGCGTTTTATCTCTCCGAGACAAGAACCATCTGGGATTTCTGAAAGACGAGCATGCGCGGATTTTTGAAGCAATCTGCGCTCAGGACCTCTCAGAAGCGGTGCGTTTTGGTGAATTGCATTTCTCTTCCATCTTAAAGGTCTTGTCCGATCTTGAGATACGGCACTCGGACTATTTCGATGATTGAGCCGCAAACCGTCGGTTGCCGGTGCAGGGCAGGGCTATTCAACCTGAAGAGTAATCCTTCTTTCGGGAAACCGGGATGTTTTCACACTGATATTCGCACGTCCCTTTTGTCCTGACTGAGCGCGCACCCAGAAGCCGGTGCCGCCACCTCTCATGGCGACTGTCGTTGGCCCGATGAGTTCAATCGGTCCATCGAGTTCAATGGAAATGCTGTCATTGATAAAGGCGAGCGGATTGCCGACCTGGTCCAGCGCCTTAGCCAGGACGCGCGTTTCGTAATGGTCCGGATTGAGCGTCACCAGATCCGCTTCCAGGCGCAGCTCTGTTGCCAAGGGGTTGGCGACAAACTTCCGCCTGACGGCCACCTCACCATTCAGGTAACCGATAAATTCTACATCCGGCCAGTCATGCCCCCAGACCCCGAGGGCGTCTTCGGCCTCCGTACTCAGCGGGAGGCAGAACGGTGGATGCGGCAAATGAGGAAAGTTCTTTCTGTCGCGGAAGATCTCGAAGCTGTTGCCATTGGAATAGGTCATTCTGATCTCGTCGCAATTCGACAACACCATCAGAGGAAGCGTGCCGCCGATGTTGCGTTCACCGCGTGCCCATATGCTGACAGGTTCTAAAATCACCTTGCGATCCGGGCTCATCTGGCTTGCATAGGCGTGACCCGCAAGCTTCATTTCCCGAAACATTGTCATGACACCGTGATAACAAACCCTGTCACCGGATCCGAAATCCTGATGGGTGTTGTAGTCGAACATGCACCAGCCAATGCAGCCTGAGACAGCGTCGTCACCATAGGCAGCGTTCAGAATTTCAAGGTGTCGGGTGACATGCTCTATCTGCCGTTGTTCCTGATCGAAGATCTTGGTGGGGTACATATGACCGTTATATTCGGTCACGAGATAGGGCACCGGATTGCTGAGACCCGTGGTTTCCTTCTGGTCTCTCAGCGGCGTCCGTGGACGATTGACGCGAGAGTCTTCAAACGACCCCAGAACGAAATCGTTGAAGGTATAAACATCTTCAAGAAGCGAACTTTCTGTGTCTTTTCGAATGCCACCCGTCTGGCGCGTGCCATCCAGTTCCCGGGCAAGGGTATTCGTGCGCTGATAAAAGGCGTCGTCGTCCGGAGATTCATTGATGCGGACACCCCAAAGCACGATGGACGGATGGTTCCAGTCCCGCTCGATCATGCGCTGCACATTTCGAACGGATTCGTCTTTCCAGGCCTCTCCGCCAATATGCTGCCAGCCGGGTATTTCCTCCAGAACCAGAAGCCCGATCCTGTCGCAATGGTCCAGAAACCATGGCGATTGAGGGTAGTGAGAGGTTCTGACGATATTGCAGCCCAACTCTTCCTTGAGCAGTTCGGCATCGCGTTCCTGCGAAGCTCTGCCCTGTGCATAACCGGAATAGGGGAAGGATTGGTGCCTGTTCAGCCCGATCAGCTTCACTTTCCTGCCGTTGAGAAGGAAGCCTTCCGGTGTGAATTCTGCCGTCCGGAATCCAAAGAATGTCTCGAAACTGTCTTTTGAACCATCTGCGCGCAAAGCAAGGCGGAGCGCGTAGAGGTCTGGTTTATCCAGGTCCCATAGCGAGATGTTTTCCAGGTTCTCGAATGTCAAAACGGACACCTGATCGGTGATAACGTCAGTTGTGCACGTCGCAATGATCTTGCCGTCAGGTGAAACCAGTTCGCCCTGCAGCTGACCTCTGATCGCCGTTTGAGGAGGATTGCTCAACCAGATCCTGGCCTCAACGCCGGGGGCATCGCTCAAGGTGTTTCGCGTCTCGATCTTCACATTCTTGATCGAGATACTGTCAGCGATTTGCAACCACGCTTCGCGATAGATGCCTGCATAGGTCAGATAGTCGATACGGCCACCGAAAGGTGGAATTTCGGGATTTTCCGTTCCGTCGACGCATACGGTGATCAGGCATTCGCCTTCGCGAAAAGCTTCTGTCAACCGGACTTCAAACGGCGTGTAACCGTCCTTATGTCCTGCAATGTGCGTACCGTTCAAATAAACTGATGCATTCGCCATGACACCGTCAAAGACGAGATTGATCTCCTTGTTCTTAAAGGCGTCAGACCATTGCAGCTTCTTTTGATAGGTGAAGGGTTTCTGATAGGAGCGTTCGTCAAAATAGTCGAACGGCAATTCAATGGCGGTATGCGGTAATCTCACCGTGTCGCCGTCGAGGTGTTGACCTGCCATTTCCGGCTCAAAACCAGCGGTGAAGGTCCAGTCTTCACAGAAATTCAATTTCATGGGCATTGGTGGTCCTGTCCGGTGGAATTTGTGGGTCCGGTTGGGCAGATACGCCATTGGAGCTACCCAACCGGAAATACCTGAGGGCGCGATTGCCAGTGGGACGGCTGTTGCAGCCCTCAAGTTCGACCACAATGTGACGGCACCGAAAGTCTGTGTAGTAAAATTTTACTAAAATTTTGATGTGAATTTTACTTCACGCTGTTCCGCCAGATTATCGGAGACTGCAGGACAACTTTCTTGGCAGTGAAGCGTCCGGCGAGCCGTTCCAGCAACAGATTGACAGCTGAAGCGCCAATCTCCTCCGGAGCGAGCCTTACACTTGCCAATGCCGGGTCCAAAAGTTCCGATGCCGGATTGTCATTGAACCCGACAACCGCTACATCCTGCGCCACTTTGAGACCGGCGTCCCGAACAGCCTTGTAGGCTCCAACCGCCATGTCGTCAGTGCAGGCCACAATGGCATCCGGTCTCGGTGTTGCAGCAAGTAACTCACGTGTACATTCAAGACCATTGTCCGTCGTGTTTCCCGCCAGTGAGACGAGAGAGGTGTCGAAAACACCTTTTCTGCTGAGCCAGTCTTTGTAAGCTTCAAATCGTGCTTCGTAGATCTCAGGATGTTCGCCGAGCGAGCACCCACCGATGAAACCAATTCTGCGATAGCCCCTGGATGTCAAACCGGTCATGAGCTGCTCAGTCGCGGAATAAAGATCGTGCCCAACGCTGTCAAAATCGGGTTCTTCGGGCAGGAAATCGGCAAATACGATCAGATTTTGCCAAAAATCCCGAGCCTGTCTGTGAATGCCAGACCCTTGCCCGACAACAATGGCGCCGCGGGTTTTGCCATCCGACTGGAAAAGCTCGGGATAAAGGCGCTTTACCGTTACCACGTGGACATCGAGTTCAAGACACCGGCTCTCGACGCCGTTTTTCAGTCTTGAATAATAAGACCCTTCGGAGACGTGCTTCCAGCGCTCACCAAGTTCGAGGTATATTTCTGAAACTTTCGGGCGGAAAGACGTTCGTCCAGAGGTGTGTGTGCTCCGGCGTTCCTTCAACGGCTTGTAGTCGAGTTCTTCCGCAACGGCGACAATACGTGCGCGGGTCTTCGGTGAAACGGAGATCGTGGCATCCCTGTTCAGAACTCTGGACACAGTTGCAATTGAAGTGCCGACAATTTCAGCAATGTCTTTTAGTTTGGCCACTGGGTCTACTTGCCGGAATGAATGCCGATGGGTGAGAGCGGATTACAACATCCAGAACCTCATAGAATTTGCAATATGTTCGGATTTCAAGGCATCAGCCTCGGATCGAATGCGAGCTGATTTACAAAAAAAGCCCGGCAACACATTGCCGGGCTTTTCTAGCTGGCTTGACCGGACTTAGCGGGCCGGCAAGGGGATCCATTCGGCGACGGAAACATCGGCGTGCTGGAACTGGGGCATCTTTTCGCCAAGGTCTTCCATGTTGCGCACGTCTTGCTCGTTCAGGAAGGACTGTGTGATCAGGGTCGGCGGAACAATGACCTGCTTGCCCGGATCTTCACCGGCCAGCATGAGTGCAAGAGTACGCACGCTGACCTCGCCAACGACGGCAGGGTTGGTGGCAACCGTTGCCGCCCAAGCTGAGTCCGGCTCACGCATGGCGGAGATGTCGGCGGTGGAGACATCCGCGGAATAGATCTTGATGTCCTGGTTGAGACCGGCCTCATCAACGGCGATTTTCACACCCTTCGCAAACTCGTCATAAGGTGCGAATACGACGTTGATGGTCGGATTGGCCTGCAGCACAGAGCGCGCCTGATTGGCAACCGAGTTGGCAATCGGATTGTCGAGCGTGCCGAACATGGCAGCTTCCTTGATGCCTGGGTTGTCTTTCTTGACTTCCTTCCAGGCGATATCCCGTCGGTCAAGGGGGGCAATGCCTGGCACGTAGACATAACCAGCGGTGAAGCTGTTGCCGTTGTCCTTGATCGCCTGATCGAGTGCCATTTTGCCAAGAAGGTAGTCGGACTGCTCGACCTGGGGGATGGATTCGTTTTCGACGTTCACATCAAACGCGACAACCTTGATGCCGGCATCGACGGCCCGTTGGGCAGCCGGTTTCATGGACTCCGTCAATCCATGTTGAATGACGATCCCGTCAACGCCAAGGGCGATTGCCTGGTCGACCATATCCGCCTGCAGAGCCGCATCCTGGCGGCTGTCAAAGACACGCAAGTCGACACCAAGCGCTTCAGCCTGCTTTTCCACGCCCGAAAGATAGGACTGGAAGAAGTCGCCTGTCGAAAGATAGCGCACAAGTGCGATTTTCACGTCCTCAGGCTTGTCGAAGGGTGCGGGCATGTCGGCTGCAAGCGCACTGCCGCCGCCAAGACCCAGGCCGGCCACCATGGCCAGTTTCATGAATTCACGTCTGAGCATATTGTTTCCTCCCAATATGAACGGCGCCCGGCGGGCGTCACGCAGTTCTCCTGCCTCCGCGTCGCGATGACAGGTAGAAAGTAAAGACCAGGGCAGCGACCAGCACGGCTCCCTTGACGAAATCCTGCATGTAGTAAGGGGCATTCATCATGGTCAGACCTTGAAGTAGAATGCCGACAAAAAGAGCACCTGCTGCGGTGCCGAATGCGTTCGGACGGGCTGCACCCAGTACCGCAAAGCCGATCAGGGCAGCAGCCACACTGTCGAGCAGCAAATTGTTACCCGATGCGATGTCGCCGCGGCCCAAACGCGCCGCAAGCAGAATTCCGCCAACCGAGGCAAGCATGCCGGATATCATGTAAGCGACAATCTTGTAGCGGTGGACATTTGTGCCAACCAGTCCGGCCGCTCTTTCGTTTGAGCCGATCGCATACATCAGGCGTCCATGCCGGGTGTAGCCGAGAAACAGCCAGATCAAGAGGGCGATCAGCAGGAAGACGACGACCGGCACGGGCACGAGCCTGTCCAGGAAAAGGTCGAACCGATGACGACCGAGCCAGAGAAAAGCGGCGGAGAAAGTGCCTTCGGCCACCGCCCCGTTCTCAAGGCTCATGCCGGTTGCAATCGAATTGCCCTGTGTCGGAATACGCTGAAGACCGATCAGAAGGAACATCATGCCAAGGGTGGCCAGAAGATCGGGCACACGCATCTTGACGATCAAAAGGCCGTTCACCAGTCCGACGATCGCTCCCATAATGAGGCAGAGTGCAACTGCGACGAAGGCCGATTGTTCGAGGACGACCATCGTATAGGCCGACAGCATCAAAGCCGAGGTCGCAACCGACCCGATAGAGAGGTCAAAACCGCCGACCACGAGGGTGCACGTGACACCGAGGGCCAGGATGCCGGTAATCGCCACCGACTGCAAAATGAAGACAGCCGAGCGCGGGCTGGCAAACCCGCTCGCATAAATCGAGAAGAAAAGCGCGAGCCCGCCCAGAAGGATCAGGAAGCCGTATTTAATAGCGAAATCGAGTGCGTTCTTGTTCATTTTCCAAATATCATCCTGCGAGAGCCAGCCGCTCACCGGGGCCGGACACATCCGCAACCAGGCTGTTCAAGTCGACATTCTTGTTGATGTATTCACCGGCGATTGCCGCCTCGTTCAGGACGACGATCCTGTCCGCAATTTCCAGGGCCTCGTCGATTTCAGCGACAAAGACAAGCGTTGTTCGATTCTGAGCCGTTTGGCGAATATACCGTCCTATATCGCGCCGCGCACCGATGTCGACGCCCTGGAAAGGCTCGTCGAGCAGGAGAATGCGCGAGGCCTTGAGCAACCAGCGACCAATCATGACCTTTTGCTGGTTGCCGCCCGACAAGGTGTCGATGCCGTCGGAATTGGATTGGCAAACCACTCCGATCCGGTCGATCATGTCGTCGGTCGCTTTGCGTTGCGCCTTGTCGCCCAGAAATGAAAATCGGCTGAAGGCTCCCAGAAAGGGCACGGTCATGTTGTTGGCGATATCAAAATCGGGCACGACAGCATTCACGCTCCGATCCTTGGGCGACATGAAGACGCCTTTGGTGACCGCATCCCCAGCACCTGCTGGCTGATATTCCTTTCCATCCAGAAGGAGATTGCCGCCGGAAGGTTTTGAAAGCCCGTAAATGATTTCGGCCAGTTGCGTCTTCCCGGATCCGAGCAAACCGGTAAAGGCGACGACTTCTCCTTCTCGGGCTTCGAAGTCAATTGGCCGACTGTCTTCAAACAGTTTCAGATTTTGGAGCTGAAGAACCGGTTGTCCGCCGGGGACGGGATCGATGTCCACTTCGGTCATCTGATGACCGAGCATTGCATTGACCGCACCGACATAATCGAGAGGCTCTGCTTCGAACAGGCCCGAGATCGCACCATCGCGCATTGTGACGATCCTGTCAGCGATACGCCGAATGTCGGACATGCGGTGAGAGATGTACAAGATCGCCACCCCTTCCGCCCGCAGCCGATCGATCAGGGCAAAGAGGCGCTCGGCCTCGGATGACGAAAGGGACGATGTAGGTTCGTCCAGAATGAGCAGTTTTGGTGCGCGGGCCATAGCGCGAGCGATCGCGATCATCTGCCTGTCGGCGACATCAAGGTCGGCAACACGCATGCGCACGTCCATGGTCAGTCCCATGCTCTCGGCGACTTCGCGCGCTTGCGCTCGCAGCTTCCTGTCGTTGACAAACAATCCGACACCAGGCTCGGTCAAGCGGTCGAGAGTCAGGTTGGTGGCCACGTCCAGATCCGGGATCACGCCGTCGTCGATAGACTGGTGAACCGTTACGACGCCCTTGGATATGGCGTCGGCGGCATCTGTTGGAGAGAATGGTTCGCCGCCAAGCTCAATGTCGCCGCCATCGGCAAAATGGTAGCCGCACAACACTTTCACGAGCGTAGACTTGCCCGCGCCGTTGGCTCCCATCAATGCCGTAACTTCTCCGGACCGCAGATCCAGATCGATGCCTTTGAGGACGTGATTTTGTCCGAAGGACTTTTCCAGATCGCGGAGTTTGCAGGTGACGTTTTGCACCGTTCCTCCCAAAATTTTGCGGGGCTTTTATCCCCTTGATTAGAGTTACAGCACGCAAAATAGTCATTTGTCAACCGAGTTGACTTTTGAACAATCTTGATCATTATCGGGTGGGATAAGAGAGGAAATTTCACAGTCATGGATACGCCTGATCAGTATCGACCGTTAACGCCGGAAACGCTCGGAGCCCGTCTCGCATCGATCGACGCCGTGGCGAAACGCGTCGGATCCGACCCGGCACTTTGGACCGTACGTGAAGTCGGTGACGGCAATCTGAATTTGGTTTTCATCGTGGAGGGCCCGGAAGGGGCCGTGGTCGTCAAGCAAGCGTTGCCTTACGTACGTCTTGTCGGCGACAGCTGGCCTTTGCCGCTCTACCGGGCTTTTTTTGAAAATCACGCCCTGGTTCG belongs to Roseibium porphyridii and includes:
- a CDS encoding Gfo/Idh/MocA family protein — protein: MSMQVALIGLGMVAQTHARAIAATNGKVSLRGVLSRSKESAEAFLTEASDIFPKAPKAYAGLQELVSDQDLDFVIVCTPPNARADIVSALTDRGLPILMEKPIERTYQAAEEIVRRCETAAVPLGIVFQHRMRASAKQLKRVLKQGTLGQIAMVEISVPWWRAQSYYDEPGRGTYQRDGGGVLISQAIHTLDLALSLTGPIIEVQSMAAKTSLHDLEAEDFVSAGLRFDNGAVGSLVASTASFPGGAESITLHCQHGSAVLKSGQLELLMHDGSIDTFGEESATGGGADPMAFTHEWHQAVIEDMADAIVDKRAPICSGREALRVHRLIQALIQSATQKSAVAIPQLES
- a CDS encoding Gfo/Idh/MocA family protein; the encoded protein is MSKPLKFAALGIDHRHIFGMSENMKQAGAEFASWWTLGKPETHEGFAKRFPDVPMVENLEDILNDPAIDLVLIASVPAQRAELAIAAMEAGKDVMVDKPGCTTLEQLDAIKNCVERTGRIWSVNFSERFEVASVTRAAELVQEGAIGKVVQTLGMGPHRLNEATRPEWFFERDSYGGILTDIASHQIDQFLFFTGSTDAEITAASVANYANPHRPGLQDFGEIVLRSSQGHGYIRVDWYTPDALPTWGDGRLTILGTQGYIELRKYVDVAGAPGIDHLFLVNGTRCEKIDCSQAGLPYFQRLSDDIRNRSETAMPQAHAFKVMELGLKAQRIAEDRGQS
- a CDS encoding GntR family transcriptional regulator, with amino-acid sequence MTTTANSPARTDLEFKRIDASKPAGDQIFGSIKHAILNMDLQPGCIVSEAEIAAKFGASRTPVREAFMRLREAGLVVTYPSRGNFVSRLNKEKILEARYLREALEMANIRRLASGGLPSASHDRLLENLQAQEDAAAIGDAVVFGNLDDVFHLELAEATGFPRAAQVLEKEKMVLDRLRVLSLRDKNHLGFLKDEHARIFEAICAQDLSEAVRFGELHFSSILKVLSDLEIRHSDYFDD
- a CDS encoding glycoside hydrolase family 2 protein: MPMKLNFCEDWTFTAGFEPEMAGQHLDGDTVRLPHTAIELPFDYFDERSYQKPFTYQKKLQWSDAFKNKEINLVFDGVMANASVYLNGTHIAGHKDGYTPFEVRLTEAFREGECLITVCVDGTENPEIPPFGGRIDYLTYAGIYREAWLQIADSISIKNVKIETRNTLSDAPGVEARIWLSNPPQTAIRGQLQGELVSPDGKIIATCTTDVITDQVSVLTFENLENISLWDLDKPDLYALRLALRADGSKDSFETFFGFRTAEFTPEGFLLNGRKVKLIGLNRHQSFPYSGYAQGRASQERDAELLKEELGCNIVRTSHYPQSPWFLDHCDRIGLLVLEEIPGWQHIGGEAWKDESVRNVQRMIERDWNHPSIVLWGVRINESPDDDAFYQRTNTLARELDGTRQTGGIRKDTESSLLEDVYTFNDFVLGSFEDSRVNRPRTPLRDQKETTGLSNPVPYLVTEYNGHMYPTKIFDQEQRQIEHVTRHLEILNAAYGDDAVSGCIGWCMFDYNTHQDFGSGDRVCYHGVMTMFREMKLAGHAYASQMSPDRKVILEPVSIWARGERNIGGTLPLMVLSNCDEIRMTYSNGNSFEIFRDRKNFPHLPHPPFCLPLSTEAEDALGVWGHDWPDVEFIGYLNGEVAVRRKFVANPLATELRLEADLVTLNPDHYETRVLAKALDQVGNPLAFINDSISIELDGPIELIGPTTVAMRGGGTGFWVRAQSGQKGRANISVKTSRFPERRITLQVE
- a CDS encoding Gfo/Idh/MocA family protein, coding for MIRVAIIGAGIGRAHLEGYRALPDRFSVKTMCDLDVERAADVVAGTSVQVETDLSKVMSDPAIDLVDVCLPPHLHYPVVMQALEAGKHVVCEKPLVTSLKEADELVAAARKADRRLTPVFQYRFGPGMAKLKALIDAGLAGKPYAASLETHWDRDEAYYAVPWRGTWEGENGGAVLGHAIHNHDLLTTVMGAPARVNAAVATRVNDIEVEDCAAISFQMANGSVATSSITLGASTNTSRIRFCFEGLTAESGSEPYAPAEGEWTFVARAPVKQAEIDDVLSGVQDGLSGFAGFFEALADALENGGTLAVSAEDGRQSIELVSAIYQAARENRSISLPLTADNELYSGWKPK
- a CDS encoding ABC transporter substrate-binding protein, translated to MNRKLELASGAVLASLMLGVGAASAEEIRLMCSSDGNECEAAMEIIQRFEADNPGVKVVMDKVPYKAILENLPVQLAAGTGPDIAKVTDLGGLNEYYLDLAPYVDRDYWETSFGDTLNWYRSGPDDDGIYGMHSQLTITGPYINKTLFEQAGVEIPAADADWDTWAEAARQVAEATQTPFPMAMDRSGHRIAGPAISYGAKLFDENGDPILVDDAFTEYVNKFVGWHNDGTMARDVWGASGGTSYQDAAQEFINGELVYYFSGSWQVQRMDSSIGDAFDWEVVGSPCGAAGCSGMPGGAGFVGFKDTKHPETVAKLIDYLAQEDNYTELTAKSLNIPAHSGVAAKGVTYIDASQKANDALNAWGAQVAKILPVAFKYQGYKNNRAMFNITLSRVSQAIVGELSVEDAMDRAKEDLATALAEAGK